AAGCTCTTACTTGTGGTTCTCAATCGCACGCTTGAGGGCCGTACCCATGTCGGCGGGGCTTTCTGCGATTTCAACACCAGCCGATCGTAGGGCAGCGAACTTTTCGTCAGCCGTTCCCTTACCGCCACTGATGATCGCCCCCGCGTGACCCATTCGCTTGCCAGGAGGGGCCGTACGTCCGGCGATGAACGCGGCGACAGGCTTGGTGACGTGCTCCTTGATGTAGGCAGCGGCTTCTTCCTCAGCCGTACCACCGATTTCGCCCATCATCATGATTGCTTCAGTCTCGCCGTCGTTCTGGTACATTTCCAGAAGGTCGATGAACGAAGTCCCCACGATCGGGTCGCCACCCAGGCCGACGCAGGTCGATTGGCCCAGGCCCAGATTGGTCAGCTGCCAGACGGCTTCGTAGGTGAGCGTACCGCTGCGGCTCATCACGCCGACGGGGCCCTTCTTGTGAATGTAGCCCGGCATGAT
This is a stretch of genomic DNA from Bremerella alba. It encodes these proteins:
- the sucD gene encoding succinate--CoA ligase subunit alpha gives rise to the protein MSILVNKDTKVICQGITGKVGEFHTKGCKEYGTKMVGGVTPGKGGQTVEGLPVWDTVEEAVKETGASATMIFVPPPFTADAILEAVDAGIDVICAITEGVPVLDMVPVYETVRKSKSVLVGPNCPGVITPEECKIGIMPGYIHKKGPVGVMSRSGTLTYEAVWQLTNLGLGQSTCVGLGGDPIVGTSFIDLLEMYQNDGETEAIMMMGEIGGTAEEEAAAYIKEHVTKPVAAFIAGRTAPPGKRMGHAGAIISGGKGTADEKFAALRSAGVEIAESPADMGTALKRAIENHK